One Bacteroidota bacterium genomic window carries:
- a CDS encoding TonB-dependent receptor plug domain-containing protein: protein MNHKTIKYGLTVLFVTVISNLSVWSQPNTFIDDSINSNAEITQVYSSFILNESNFNEGFIVSPFELIAGKIPGVTIVSNSGMPGSSFSITTNGLNNFSNAESPVIVINGIPIYNNTVWLHPNEIESITYYKNAGALGYYNDKASNTALIIQTKKGGDKISLQYSGTMAISYLPEKVDVLTASEFRQIGSENLDSTFNAGNSDMDWQNEIFQQAISQDHHLSASGTIPYLNLPVRVSAGKTIHEGIIKTSKLERTTTTLAITPVYFDKHLGLNFNFDYNSFKNTLANEDVFVSACRINPTFTADEYNSANFFKPSIVPTDLLYKTNTGNKGEQYNMQFGVDYRFHLLPEISIGFNYSHQKTDNRLEYYSDTNTFYYSNWKEISQQDIINRTLKASLAYMHVNKVNKNYMKIAFTQYYYENDTESEEEIYITSGYQRDWEKSIYNLRFRIMSFDYGLHNKYFLNLYLRNENADNYYENENLLNSWGGGLGWKLTEENFFASQSRINNLVFRTSLKVPLKEENSNSLSTELNEEKQRYFDVGIDYSLFENKLTGYLQYIDKKNTELHQTIIVPNGSFFGYYLDVNWGEVCSRSFEFYLSSLLIYREQLQWNIGTHLSYNYYNIKTLVNSPNDQYAGTPKGEIGGVPGGRTIQTLKEDQPPYAFYTLQQVYEGNGKPLEGIYSDLTPDDTINYDDFRAIGQITPKVILGISSEFKYKDWEFYFSGRLHAGQSVYNNKNALSYYEALYYYNVTTNVEETKFNSSQIYSDYYVENASFFRMDYIGVAYAFQNLVKGIGNLRINATLQNAFTITSYSGLDPEVSNGIDYYQYPRARTFSIGVQLGF, encoded by the coding sequence ATGAATCATAAAACCATAAAGTATGGCCTAACTGTGCTATTCGTAACTGTAATTTCAAATTTATCAGTTTGGTCGCAACCAAATACATTTATTGACGATAGCATTAATTCAAATGCTGAAATTACACAAGTTTATTCGAGTTTTATTCTTAATGAATCTAATTTTAATGAAGGATTCATTGTTTCGCCCTTTGAACTAATTGCTGGTAAAATTCCTGGTGTAACAATAGTCTCAAATAGTGGAATGCCAGGGAGTAGCTTTTCCATAACCACCAATGGCTTAAATAATTTCTCTAATGCCGAATCACCTGTAATAGTAATTAATGGAATTCCGATCTATAATAATACCGTATGGCTGCATCCCAATGAAATAGAAAGCATTACCTATTATAAAAATGCCGGTGCCCTTGGCTATTACAACGATAAGGCTTCGAATACGGCATTAATTATTCAAACCAAAAAAGGAGGCGATAAAATAAGTTTGCAATACAGCGGAACTATGGCAATCTCTTACTTACCAGAGAAAGTTGATGTGTTAACTGCATCGGAATTCCGACAGATTGGCAGTGAGAATTTAGATTCGACCTTTAATGCAGGCAATTCAGATATGGATTGGCAGAACGAGATTTTTCAGCAGGCAATTAGTCAGGACCATCATCTTAGTGCCAGCGGGACAATACCATATCTGAATCTTCCTGTGCGCGTTTCGGCCGGGAAAACCATACACGAAGGAATAATTAAAACCTCAAAATTAGAACGTACTACTACCACTTTAGCGATTACACCAGTTTATTTCGACAAACACCTTGGACTAAATTTCAATTTCGACTACAATAGTTTTAAAAATACTCTGGCAAATGAGGATGTTTTTGTGAGTGCCTGCCGCATAAATCCAACCTTTACTGCAGATGAATATAATTCAGCGAATTTTTTTAAACCTTCGATAGTACCAACTGATTTATTATATAAAACGAATACTGGCAATAAAGGAGAACAATACAATATGCAATTCGGGGTTGATTACCGGTTTCATCTCCTCCCCGAAATAAGCATCGGTTTCAATTACAGCCACCAAAAAACCGATAACAGATTAGAGTATTATTCCGATACGAATACTTTTTATTATAGTAACTGGAAAGAGATTAGCCAGCAAGACATCATAAACAGGACTTTAAAGGCATCATTAGCTTATATGCATGTAAATAAAGTAAATAAGAATTACATGAAAATTGCCTTTACGCAATATTATTATGAAAACGATACAGAAAGTGAGGAAGAAATCTACATCACCTCAGGATATCAGAGAGATTGGGAAAAGTCTATTTACAACCTTCGTTTTCGAATTATGAGTTTTGACTATGGGTTACATAACAAGTATTTCCTTAACCTTTATTTAAGAAACGAAAATGCAGACAACTATTATGAAAATGAGAACCTATTGAACTCATGGGGTGGTGGATTGGGATGGAAATTAACCGAAGAAAATTTCTTTGCTTCCCAATCGCGTATTAATAATTTGGTCTTTCGCACCAGCCTGAAAGTACCTTTGAAAGAAGAAAATTCAAACAGCCTATCAACAGAACTAAATGAAGAAAAACAGCGCTACTTCGACGTAGGAATTGATTACAGCTTGTTTGAAAATAAATTAACAGGTTATCTGCAATATATCGATAAAAAGAATACAGAATTGCATCAAACGATAATTGTCCCAAATGGTTCATTTTTCGGATACTATTTAGATGTAAATTGGGGTGAAGTTTGCAGCCGCAGTTTTGAATTCTATTTATCCTCTTTGCTGATTTACCGTGAACAATTGCAATGGAATATTGGCACTCATTTGTCTTACAATTATTACAATATTAAAACCCTTGTTAACTCGCCTAATGACCAATATGCAGGCACTCCTAAAGGAGAAATAGGAGGTGTCCCTGGAGGAAGAACTATACAAACTTTAAAAGAAGATCAGCCACCTTATGCTTTTTATACCTTACAACAAGTATATGAAGGCAACGGAAAACCATTGGAAGGAATATATTCTGACTTAACTCCGGATGACACCATTAATTATGATGATTTTAGGGCCATTGGCCAAATCACTCCCAAAGTAATTTTGGGAATTTCATCGGAGTTTAAATATAAAGATTGGGAGTTTTATTTTTCAGGGAGGTTGCATGCCGGACAATCAGTTTATAACAATAAAAATGCGCTGAGTTATTATGAGGCGCTTTATTATTATAATGTCACAACCAATGTCGAAGAAACGAAGTTTAACAGTTCACAAATTTATTCTGACTATTATGTCGAAAATGCTTCATTTTTCCGAATGGACTATATCGGTGTAGCATATGCTTTTCAGAACTTGGTTAAGGGTATTGGCAACTTAAGAATCAACGCTACACTTCAAAATGCTTTTACCATTACCAGCTATTCTGGCCTCGACCCTGAAGTAAGCAATGGTATTGATTATTACCAATATCCGCGGGCCAGAACATTCTCAATAGGTGTGCAATTAGGCTTTTAA
- a CDS encoding arylsulfatase has translation MNKDLLKLLPIPGLLTLAGGCARNVENQTSVDSSQPDRTVLPIKEPARPTYTELDARNATAPERWEVKAPEDAPNVVVILIDDMGFGVADCFGGPVEMPNLKKLADNGLRYNRFHTTALSAPTRVALLTGYNHHSCNMGSITETATAFPGNNAVRPQTITPVAEVLRQNGFNTAQFGKCHEVPPWELSISGPQDRWPTRSGFEKFYGFLGGETNQWAPLVYDGVTQVEIPHDPNYHFTTDMTNQSISWMKAQNSLTPDKPFFIYYAPGATHAPHHAPKEWIEKNKGKYDMGWDKLREQTLARQIEMGIVPENAKLAPKPKDIKDWDSLSVDEKKLFTRQMEVFAAFAQHTDYEIGRLISAIEETGEIDNTVIVLIAGDNGSSAEGQMDGMYSEMTYFNQIKETVPDMLKHYDDWGSESTYPHFSAGWAVALDAPFSYTKQVASDFGGTRNGMVISWPKGIEAKGEIRAQFGHVIDITPTIYEITQVPAPKMVNGIAQDPIEGTSLAYSFDNPHAEEQHKVQYFEMFGNRAIYADGWFARTIHRAAWQFKPATTLQDNVWELYNTAEDFSLANNLAAQNPEKLKELQDLFMKEAEKYHVLPIDDRTLERTNAALVGRPTVMEGRTSMTLAEGMKGLGVDIFIDLRNTSYSITSEVDVHAKGNGVIVCQGGRFGGLSLYLKNGKPMFAYNYLGLESYFVSSNKTLEAGKHTLVYDFKYDGDGFGKGGVGTLLVDGVKVAEAKIPKTQPGIFSVDDLADVGMDEGTQVADYGASHKFNGKIENLVIEVKK, from the coding sequence ATGAACAAAGACCTTTTAAAACTACTACCAATTCCGGGTTTACTAACACTTGCAGGTGGATGTGCCCGTAATGTGGAAAACCAGACTTCTGTAGATAGCAGCCAGCCCGACCGCACTGTATTGCCGATTAAGGAACCTGCCCGACCAACCTATACTGAACTTGATGCGCGAAATGCCACTGCGCCCGAACGCTGGGAGGTAAAAGCTCCGGAAGATGCACCCAATGTAGTTGTTATTCTAATCGACGATATGGGTTTTGGAGTTGCCGATTGTTTTGGCGGGCCGGTTGAAATGCCCAATTTGAAGAAACTGGCCGACAATGGCCTTCGGTATAACCGGTTTCATACAACCGCTTTATCAGCCCCTACGCGCGTAGCATTATTAACCGGTTATAATCACCACTCCTGTAACATGGGTTCAATTACCGAAACAGCAACAGCCTTTCCAGGGAACAATGCTGTAAGGCCTCAGACGATTACTCCTGTTGCCGAAGTATTGCGCCAAAATGGTTTTAATACCGCTCAGTTTGGTAAATGCCACGAAGTACCACCCTGGGAACTTTCCATTTCAGGCCCTCAGGACAGATGGCCTACCCGCTCGGGTTTTGAAAAGTTCTATGGCTTTCTTGGAGGCGAAACGAATCAATGGGCTCCCCTGGTTTACGACGGTGTCACCCAGGTAGAGATTCCTCATGATCCAAACTACCATTTTACCACCGACATGACCAATCAGTCAATTTCGTGGATGAAAGCTCAAAACTCCTTAACCCCCGACAAACCTTTCTTTATATATTATGCTCCGGGTGCTACTCATGCTCCGCATCATGCTCCCAAAGAATGGATAGAAAAAAACAAGGGAAAGTACGATATGGGTTGGGATAAATTACGCGAACAAACACTGGCCCGACAGATAGAAATGGGTATAGTTCCTGAAAATGCAAAGCTTGCTCCCAAACCAAAGGATATAAAAGACTGGGATAGTCTCTCAGTTGACGAAAAGAAATTATTTACCCGTCAGATGGAAGTATTTGCCGCCTTTGCCCAACATACCGATTACGAAATTGGACGTCTGATTTCGGCTATAGAAGAAACAGGCGAAATAGACAATACAGTGATAGTTTTAATTGCCGGAGATAATGGTTCGAGTGCCGAAGGCCAAATGGATGGTATGTATAGCGAAATGACCTATTTCAATCAAATAAAGGAGACTGTGCCCGACATGCTCAAACATTACGATGATTGGGGATCAGAAAGTACCTACCCGCATTTTTCTGCAGGTTGGGCTGTGGCTTTGGATGCTCCGTTCTCATACACTAAACAGGTGGCATCGGATTTTGGTGGTACCCGAAACGGAATGGTTATAAGCTGGCCTAAAGGCATTGAAGCAAAAGGAGAAATCCGTGCACAATTCGGCCATGTGATAGATATTACACCGACTATCTACGAAATTACTCAGGTTCCTGCACCAAAAATGGTAAACGGTATTGCTCAAGATCCAATCGAAGGTACCAGTCTGGCATACTCCTTCGATAACCCGCATGCGGAAGAACAACACAAAGTGCAATACTTCGAAATGTTTGGCAACAGGGCAATCTATGCCGATGGCTGGTTTGCAAGAACTATCCACCGTGCTGCCTGGCAGTTTAAACCGGCAACAACTTTGCAGGATAATGTTTGGGAACTTTACAATACAGCCGAAGACTTTAGCCTTGCCAATAACCTGGCTGCACAAAATCCTGAAAAGCTAAAGGAATTGCAGGATTTGTTCATGAAAGAAGCAGAAAAATATCATGTATTGCCTATCGATGACAGAACATTAGAACGAACCAATGCTGCTTTGGTTGGCAGGCCCACAGTAATGGAAGGCAGAACCAGTATGACTCTTGCAGAAGGAATGAAAGGCCTTGGGGTGGATATCTTTATCGATCTTCGGAATACCTCATATTCCATCACATCAGAAGTGGATGTTCATGCCAAGGGCAATGGAGTAATCGTTTGCCAGGGTGGCCGGTTTGGAGGGCTCTCACTCTATCTGAAAAACGGTAAACCCATGTTTGCCTACAACTATTTGGGCCTTGAAAGCTATTTTGTGAGTTCCAATAAAACTCTGGAAGCTGGAAAACATACCCTTGTGTACGATTTTAAATACGATGGCGATGGCTTTGGAAAAGGTGGTGTTGGAACTTTACTGGTTGACGGCGTAAAAGTTGCCGAAGCCAAAATACCTAAAACCCAGCCCGGAATATTCTCTGTCGACGATCTTGCCGATGTAGGCATGGACGAAGGCACTCAGGTAGCCGACTATGGTGCTTCGCACAAATTCAATGGTAAAATTGAAAATCTGGTGATTGAAGTGAAGAAATAA
- a CDS encoding DUF559 domain-containing protein, producing MNTRRKIIPYNPKLKELARQLRNNSTKSEIFLWQFLNGKQMRGYDFHRQKPIDNFIVDFFCNELMLAIELDGYTHQLDEVFEKDQIKNKKLNELGICVLRFQDSEVLDDVYNVLREIESYIDEFEKHTPGSFQDGV from the coding sequence ATGAACACAAGAAGAAAAATAATTCCTTATAACCCGAAGCTTAAAGAGCTGGCCAGACAACTGAGAAATAATTCTACGAAGTCGGAGATATTTCTTTGGCAATTCTTGAATGGAAAGCAGATGAGGGGCTATGATTTTCATCGGCAGAAACCAATAGATAATTTTATTGTCGATTTTTTCTGCAACGAGTTAATGCTCGCAATTGAATTAGATGGCTATACCCACCAACTAGATGAGGTGTTTGAGAAAGATCAGATTAAAAATAAAAAGCTTAATGAGCTGGGAATATGTGTGTTGAGGTTTCAGGATTCTGAAGTGTTGGACGATGTATACAATGTGCTTCGGGAAATTGAGAGTTATATTGATGAATTTGAAAAACATACCCCTGGTTCTTTCCAGGATGGAGTATGA
- a CDS encoding anaerobic sulfatase-maturation protein gives MESYRAKPTLPIYLLTKSVGSVCNLNCTYCYYLEKEKLYPKDPQRWFMNDKVLSQFVAQYIYLSVAPAVLFTWHGGEATLRGMDFYKKAFELQKKFSNGKKIENILQTNGTTLTDDWCKFFKDNNFLIGISIDGPEHCHDRYRRNKGNQPSFAKVMHGLELLQKHGVEFNTLSVVNDYNAKFPEEVYRFLKSIGSRYMQFTPIVEAVDINAGPGELKLQHPGTDKEAEVTDWTVDPIDYGDFLIKIFDEWVRKDVGDYYVVTFDCILANWLGVPPPLCIYAETCGNSGAVEFNGDVYSCDHYVFPEFKLGNIMNGNLMDMMQSPFQKEFGRNKRDALPAYCRKCDYVKLCNGECPKNRIINTPEGEPGLNYLCAGFKKFYKHTAPYFEFMANEISSNRAASNVRQWAKER, from the coding sequence ATGGAATCCTACCGCGCAAAGCCGACCTTGCCTATTTATTTACTCACCAAATCTGTTGGTTCAGTTTGTAACCTGAATTGCACCTATTGTTACTACCTCGAAAAGGAAAAGCTATACCCGAAAGACCCACAGCGCTGGTTTATGAACGATAAAGTGCTCAGTCAGTTTGTGGCACAGTACATTTACTTATCGGTGGCTCCGGCAGTATTGTTTACCTGGCATGGTGGTGAAGCTACCTTACGGGGAATGGATTTTTATAAAAAAGCATTTGAACTACAGAAAAAGTTCAGCAATGGCAAGAAAATAGAAAATATTCTTCAGACTAACGGTACAACTTTAACCGACGACTGGTGCAAATTCTTCAAAGACAATAACTTTCTTATTGGCATTTCGATAGATGGTCCCGAACATTGCCACGACCGGTATCGACGAAACAAAGGCAATCAGCCCAGTTTTGCCAAGGTGATGCACGGGTTGGAATTGCTTCAGAAACATGGAGTAGAATTTAATACCCTGTCGGTGGTAAACGATTACAATGCAAAATTTCCCGAAGAGGTCTACAGATTTCTTAAAAGCATAGGTAGTCGTTACATGCAGTTTACACCCATTGTGGAAGCTGTCGATATTAATGCCGGTCCCGGTGAACTAAAACTTCAGCATCCCGGAACTGACAAGGAGGCAGAAGTCACCGACTGGACAGTAGATCCGATAGATTATGGCGATTTTCTCATAAAAATTTTCGATGAATGGGTTCGCAAGGATGTGGGTGATTATTATGTGGTAACCTTCGATTGCATTCTTGCCAACTGGCTGGGAGTGCCGCCACCGCTCTGCATTTATGCCGAAACTTGTGGTAATTCTGGTGCTGTGGAATTTAACGGTGATGTGTATTCCTGCGATCATTATGTATTTCCCGAATTTAAACTGGGAAATATTATGAACGGCAACCTGATGGATATGATGCAGTCGCCCTTTCAAAAAGAATTTGGCCGGAATAAGCGCGATGCTTTGCCGGCTTATTGCCGAAAGTGCGATTATGTAAAGCTTTGCAATGGCGAATGCCCCAAGAATAGGATAATCAATACGCCTGAAGGAGAACCAGGGTTGAACTATTTGTGCGCCGGTTTTAAGAAGTTTTACAAACACACTGCACCTTATTTCGAGTTTATGGCCAACGAAATTAGTAGTAACCGTGCAGCCTCGAATGTAAGGCAGTGGGCGAAGGAGAGATAG
- a CDS encoding ABC transporter substrate-binding protein: MANEKIKVTTFENTKLNVVKLNWKEVYYTNCPLVSASNVDEGLGLTKKEFKKIGVKFAYMRSTPETDWYPHYIHNQENLIRFGGLFPPIEVHADIRRTKLLGVTQMPAEGGVMMVRAKDNIYRMAELKGKKIGISKSMNQIKNDWWRIQEHQGIELMLRMNGMTMNDIELVEFPYADDWYNLPEMMKATMEQSIDLWLARDHKRDLAFRPLETALESGIIDAMYMQTKPLQQVSEATGKFAAIEDLSRYPDWRLQVANIPAAITCTDVMAKEHPELAVTFMKGMIRAGRWANQNKYAAAEILDQQTFYRDVEATYQGIRDVDLVPNLSPLNLAAVAIGKDFMLSHGYIKNDFDVNEWAAPEFLEQAARELLEEEWKKRTTSKLPQTAGSLKSGGRIG; this comes from the coding sequence ATGGCAAACGAAAAAATTAAAGTTACAACGTTTGAAAACACAAAATTGAACGTGGTTAAGTTGAATTGGAAAGAGGTGTATTACACCAATTGTCCGCTGGTTTCGGCCAGTAACGTAGATGAAGGCTTAGGGCTTACCAAGAAAGAGTTTAAAAAAATAGGGGTGAAGTTTGCCTACATGCGCTCGACCCCCGAAACCGATTGGTATCCCCACTACATTCACAATCAGGAAAACCTTATCCGCTTTGGTGGTTTGTTTCCTCCTATCGAAGTCCATGCCGATATCCGTCGCACCAAACTTTTGGGAGTAACCCAGATGCCAGCCGAAGGTGGCGTTATGATGGTTCGCGCCAAGGACAATATCTACCGGATGGCTGAATTAAAGGGCAAAAAAATCGGTATTTCAAAAAGTATGAACCAAATTAAAAACGATTGGTGGCGCATACAGGAGCATCAGGGAATTGAGTTGATGCTTCGGATGAACGGCATGACTATGAACGATATTGAGTTGGTTGAGTTTCCCTACGCCGATGACTGGTATAATTTACCGGAAATGATGAAAGCCACCATGGAACAATCGATTGATTTGTGGCTGGCGCGTGACCATAAGCGCGACCTGGCTTTCCGTCCGCTGGAAACCGCTTTGGAAAGTGGAATCATCGATGCCATGTACATGCAAACCAAACCGCTTCAGCAGGTAAGCGAAGCAACGGGTAAGTTTGCCGCCATCGAGGACCTTTCCCGCTATCCCGACTGGCGCCTTCAGGTGGCTAACATTCCTGCAGCTATCACTTGTACCGATGTTATGGCCAAGGAACACCCAGAACTCGCAGTCACATTTATGAAAGGTATGATTAGAGCCGGTCGCTGGGCTAATCAAAACAAGTATGCTGCAGCCGAAATTCTCGACCAGCAGACCTTCTACCGCGATGTGGAGGCTACTTACCAAGGCATCAGAGATGTTGATTTGGTGCCCAACCTTTCGCCTTTGAATCTCGCCGCTGTTGCCATCGGTAAGGATTTTATGTTAAGCCATGGTTACATCAAGAATGATTTTGATGTAAACGAGTGGGCTGCACCTGAATTCCTAGAACAAGCAGCCAGAGAATTGTTGGAAGAAGAATGGAAAAAACGCACCACTTCAAAACTTCCTCAAACAGCAGGTTCATTAAAGTCAGGCGGAAGAATAGGCTAA
- a CDS encoding nitroreductase family protein has product MSTSYKLDTIIKVDENLCINCGSCVRACPVRLITKNLFPVPIENSWDQCIDCGHCVAICPTEALQQRSMKPEECEPIDIHLIPKWDKVRQYLISRRSIRTFIKKPIEKEKVELLLDISRFAPNGGNQQPLRWIVINDAKKIRDVSEMAIDWMKIVKDTDPAFYQEAKLSRFTEPWELGVDSISRGAPCLIVAYAPADNRSAMATAMIAIHQIQLAAPALGLGTTYTGIINTAAKMYAPLMDLLKIPDGFIPYSSSVIGYPAERYLRIPTRKPVDVKWI; this is encoded by the coding sequence ATGAGTACATCGTACAAATTAGATACAATCATCAAGGTTGATGAGAATTTATGCATCAATTGTGGAAGTTGTGTCAGAGCTTGTCCGGTTCGTTTAATTACCAAAAACCTCTTTCCGGTTCCAATCGAAAATTCGTGGGATCAATGCATTGATTGCGGACACTGCGTGGCAATCTGTCCTACCGAGGCACTCCAGCAGCGTTCAATGAAACCTGAGGAATGTGAGCCAATTGATATTCATTTAATCCCTAAGTGGGATAAAGTAAGACAGTATCTGATTTCGAGACGATCTATAAGGACGTTTATCAAAAAGCCCATTGAGAAAGAGAAAGTAGAACTCCTTTTAGATATCTCCAGGTTTGCACCAAACGGAGGTAACCAGCAGCCTTTAAGGTGGATTGTAATTAATGATGCCAAAAAAATCCGCGATGTGTCGGAAATGGCCATTGATTGGATGAAAATAGTAAAGGATACTGACCCTGCATTTTATCAGGAAGCAAAACTTTCAAGGTTTACAGAGCCATGGGAATTGGGTGTTGATAGCATTTCAAGAGGTGCCCCCTGCTTAATAGTTGCCTATGCACCTGCCGACAACCGTTCTGCTATGGCCACTGCCATGATTGCCATTCATCAGATTCAACTGGCAGCACCCGCGTTAGGTCTGGGAACAACATATACAGGAATCATCAATACTGCTGCAAAAATGTATGCACCTTTGATGGATTTGCTGAAAATTCCTGACGGCTTCATTCCTTATAGTTCATCAGTAATAGGATATCCGGCAGAAAGATACTTGCGTATTCCTACACGTAAGCCGGTGGATGTAAAATGGATTTAA
- a CDS encoding glycyl radical protein, which produces MPNVNNIRTAKVKADTARIDRLKERQRTTPQELDFERIRIMKDVYEETQGDVQILRRAKFLAAMLDRKKIFIDDNLFVGTMAGSYMAIYPNPEWNVLWMKEEKTVEKSKTPEDREANEWALNYWDKRGLKSRTESIFKQRYGFDPSPAYQSGLVVPFHDWPGGGGNLNYPLVYQQGLASVIQDVEERMMSLEMRLENTDKLYFYQSSLIVMKAIIRWANRYAALAREMAEKEKDATRKAELIAIAETCEWVPEHPARNLREAIQCHFFCHLVAELEQVGCGYSQAYLGQNLEPYYQADKAAGLITYDDAVFMFENLVIRLNEINYYYGEKVAVSNSADLGQSITLAGYTEDGDDATAEMDYVVLDACIYLSYPQPPLSCALTPKTPGKFIEKVLDCIDTGVGMPQFVNADVMMKRALYLWGRNDRVGDLPLGKARRTCVGACVGSYIPYETGHPVEGQPNLGKILELTLNNGFDPRTKMQVGPKSGDPEKFKNFEELYTAFEQQLQFCEDTLRRGAWISNMLNADFLPCTWRSILTKGCIETGTETWKGGANYYTVAQISVGGVDAANGLMAIKHLVYDKKKLTMAELKKALAANFEGEYEKVHKMCYIDAPKYGNDIDEADFMLRKVNNSILHAFQSVDGGGNYISKNMKTSLDQYTKSIHNLMGMVTGALPTGKKAGVALTDGSLSAMPGTDVNGATALINSAAKANDATKWCATHMNLKLPPEQLKTRKGRESMMNLVRTLFQNGGYHIQFNVLDTAMLRDAQKHPEKYRDLVVRVAGFSAFFTKLHVGVQNEVIERTLQRCE; this is translated from the coding sequence ATGCCAAACGTAAACAACATCAGAACAGCAAAGGTAAAAGCCGATACCGCGCGTATTGACAGGCTTAAAGAAAGGCAGAGAACCACGCCACAGGAACTCGATTTCGAGCGGATCAGGATCATGAAAGATGTATATGAAGAGACGCAAGGTGACGTACAAATACTACGGCGCGCCAAGTTCCTTGCAGCTATGCTGGACCGCAAGAAGATTTTCATCGACGATAACCTCTTTGTTGGAACCATGGCAGGCAGCTACATGGCAATTTATCCCAATCCTGAATGGAATGTACTATGGATGAAGGAAGAAAAAACCGTTGAGAAATCGAAAACCCCTGAAGACCGGGAAGCCAATGAATGGGCTCTCAATTACTGGGATAAGCGGGGATTGAAGAGCCGGACAGAATCGATATTCAAACAGCGCTATGGTTTTGATCCAAGCCCGGCATACCAATCTGGCCTCGTTGTTCCTTTCCATGACTGGCCTGGTGGTGGTGGCAACCTCAACTACCCCTTGGTTTACCAACAAGGCCTCGCCAGTGTTATCCAGGACGTTGAAGAGCGGATGATGTCTCTTGAAATGCGTTTGGAGAATACCGACAAACTATACTTTTACCAGTCCAGTCTAATAGTGATGAAAGCGATTATCCGCTGGGCTAACCGTTACGCCGCGCTGGCCCGTGAGATGGCTGAAAAAGAGAAAGACGCAACCCGCAAAGCGGAACTGATTGCCATTGCCGAAACCTGCGAATGGGTTCCCGAGCACCCTGCACGCAACCTGCGTGAAGCCATTCAATGTCATTTCTTCTGTCACCTGGTAGCCGAACTTGAACAGGTTGGCTGCGGTTACTCACAGGCCTACCTGGGCCAGAACCTGGAACCCTACTACCAGGCTGACAAGGCTGCAGGACTTATTACCTATGACGACGCCGTGTTTATGTTCGAGAACCTGGTTATCAGGCTGAATGAGATCAACTACTATTATGGCGAAAAGGTCGCTGTCTCTAACTCCGCCGACCTGGGACAGAGCATTACGCTTGCAGGTTATACCGAAGATGGTGATGATGCCACTGCAGAGATGGACTATGTGGTGCTCGATGCTTGTATATACCTGTCTTATCCCCAGCCCCCCTTATCATGTGCACTCACCCCAAAAACTCCAGGCAAGTTTATCGAAAAAGTACTCGATTGTATCGACACCGGTGTTGGCATGCCGCAGTTTGTCAATGCCGATGTAATGATGAAGCGAGCCTTGTATCTCTGGGGCCGCAACGACAGGGTAGGCGACCTCCCGTTGGGGAAAGCCCGGCGCACTTGTGTCGGGGCCTGCGTGGGAAGTTATATCCCCTATGAAACCGGTCACCCGGTAGAAGGACAACCCAACCTCGGAAAGATACTCGAGTTGACCCTGAACAACGGATTCGATCCGCGCACCAAGATGCAGGTAGGGCCTAAGTCGGGAGATCCCGAAAAATTCAAAAACTTCGAAGAATTATATACGGCTTTCGAGCAGCAGCTGCAATTTTGTGAAGACACACTCCGACGCGGAGCTTGGATTTCGAACATGCTGAATGCTGATTTCCTGCCATGTACCTGGCGCTCTATCCTTACCAAAGGATGTATTGAAACCGGAACCGAAACCTGGAAAGGTGGCGCCAACTATTACACCGTGGCACAGATTTCTGTAGGTGGCGTTGATGCAGCGAATGGACTCATGGCCATTAAGCATCTTGTATATGACAAGAAAAAGCTGACCATGGCTGAATTGAAGAAAGCCCTGGCAGCCAATTTTGAAGGGGAATACGAGAAGGTTCATAAGATGTGCTACATAGATGCGCCTAAATACGGCAACGACATTGACGAAGCTGACTTCATGCTACGCAAAGTGAACAACAGCATTTTGCATGCTTTCCAAAGTGTCGATGGCGGGGGTAATTACATCAGCAAAAACATGAAGACCTCTCTGGATCAATACACCAAGAGTATCCACAACCTAATGGGTATGGTAACCGGCGCATTGCCAACCGGCAAGAAGGCCGGGGTAGCACTCACCGATGGAAGCTTGTCGGCCATGCCGGGTACCGATGTCAACGGAGCTACCGCGCTGATAAATTCTGCAGCTAAAGCGAATGATGCTACTAAGTGGTGTGCCACACACATGAATTTGAAGCTCCCACCAGAACAGTTGAAGACCCGCAAAGGCAGGGAAAGCATGATGAACCTGGTAAGGACTTTATTTCAAAATGGTGGCTATCACATTCAGTTTAATGTACTGGATACAGCGATGCTGAGAGACGCACAGAAACATCCGGAAAAATACAGGGATCTTGTGGTTCGTGTTGCTGGTTTTAGTGCATTCTTTACCAAGTTGCATGTAGGTGTTCAGAACGAAGTTATTGAACGTACGTTGCAAAGATGCGAATAA